The uncultured Paludibaculum sp. sequence CGCTCTCGAAGACCAGACCGTCGGTGCGGCACACCACCGTCTCCAACCGCGTCAGCGGAGAGACGAACAGGTTGTACTCGCCGGGTCCGAGGATGGTGTCGAAGCGGCCGTCACGGATCACGAGGATCCGCTCCCGGTCGCCGGCGACAATGCGCTTCCAGAACATACTCACCTCCTAAAAAGAAAAACAAACCCCAGGCGCAGTTCCGCGACCGCCTAGCGGGCGAAAATTCGACGGCGGATTATCCGAATAAGTTGACCGGAATTGCAGTGGAAATCTGTAAACTTCCACTAACTTTACCGGCCGCTTGAAACGGCCTGGTCCGCCGACTGATGTCTTCGCGCTAAGCGAAGCAGCCGCTGCCTTCTCCGCGTTCGAACCCACCCGAAGGAGGATCCTGTACGGTTCCGGCTGGAACCAGCGCCTGGGGTCAGTGTTGTGTGCTTGGCGGGCCTTGTGGGGCCCTTTGGCTGTGATAGCGGGATTCGAACCCGCAACTTCCGGATTATTAGTCCGTTGCTCTACCCTTGAGCTATATCCATGGTGGATAGACGGACCATGCCGGTATGCGGTACTTCAGGGAAGCCGCACCAGAGAGGGTATGTGAACCTCGACTTGTGGCAATGATTCGTCATAGGCGTGTGCCTCTATCCTTTGCAAGGATAAAAGAACGGCGAGGATAAGTCAACAACGCGGTGAAAATATTTTTAAATTACGCCGCGCATGCATCTTCGAATTTCGGCGCAAAGCGGAGCGAGTTGCCGTCCGGCCCCACGTCCACGGTAAGCATCTCGCCCGGCTCCGCCGCCTGGTCCAGGACAAGCCTTGCCAGGGGCTGGATCAGGTGACGGTGGATCACCCGCTTCAACTCCCTGGCGCCATATTCCGAGCTGGTGCCGCGCTCAATCAGGAATTCACGAGCCGCCCACGTCAAGGAAAGCCGGAACCCGGCCGGCCCCAGCCGCGTGTCGATGTGCCGCGCCAGCACTTCCAGTTGCAGGTCGAGAATCTGCTCGACCGCCGCGCGATCCAGCGGCTGGTAGGTAAGGATCGCGTCCACGCGGTTCACAAACTCGGGCGAGAATCGCTTGCGGACCGCCGCCAGCCCCAGGCTCCGCAAGGCCTTCGAACTGGCGCCTCGCGGCAGGGCCGCCGCCAGGCCAAAGCGGTCCTGGACCTCGGCCATCATCGCCCGCGCCCCAAGGTTCGACGTCATGAAGATCAGGCTGCGCTCGAAGTTCACTGTGGTGTTGTCGCCCAGTTTCAGCGATGCCTTGTCCAGCACGCCCAGCAGCAGCCGGGTCATCGACGGCGCCGCCTTCTCAATCTCATCCAGCAGGACGATGGACAGGCCGCTACGTTCGCTCGCCACGGCATTCAGCTTCTGCTGGCTCACCATCGGCTGCGTCTCGCGATGACCCAGATAGCCGGGCGGCGCCCCAATCAACTTCGCGACCTCGTGCTCCAGCTGAAACTCACCGCAGTCGATGCGCAGCACATGACGCTCGCTGCCGTGCAGTGTCTCCGCCAGAGCCTCCACCGTCCGGGTTTTGCCCGTACCAGTTGGTCCGAGCAACAGGAATACGCCCGCCGGGCGCCCGGCCGGAGCGAGCCCCGCCTCGAACAGCTCGACGTAAGGCACAATCTCGTCGATGGCCTCTGTCTGGCCCACAATCCGCCGCCGCAGCCGGGCAGCCAAGTCATTCAAGCCCTCCGCACCTAACCCGCGGGGCCGTATCGAATTCAATGAAGCGCGCATGGAACCGTCTTCTTTCTCCGTGCGCAGTGTACTCCCGGGTCACCAACAAACCCGGTCTGGCAAGACCTGGGACCCGTCTCTTAGCGGAAATTAATGAGAACAAT is a genomic window containing:
- a CDS encoding AAA family ATPase, coding for MRASLNSIRPRGLGAEGLNDLAARLRRRIVGQTEAIDEIVPYVELFEAGLAPAGRPAGVFLLLGPTGTGKTRTVEALAETLHGSERHVLRIDCGEFQLEHEVAKLIGAPPGYLGHRETQPMVSQQKLNAVASERSGLSIVLLDEIEKAAPSMTRLLLGVLDKASLKLGDNTTVNFERSLIFMTSNLGARAMMAEVQDRFGLAAALPRGASSKALRSLGLAAVRKRFSPEFVNRVDAILTYQPLDRAAVEQILDLQLEVLARHIDTRLGPAGFRLSLTWAAREFLIERGTSSEYGARELKRVIHRHLIQPLARLVLDQAAEPGEMLTVDVGPDGNSLRFAPKFEDACAA